From the Methanofastidiosum sp. genome, one window contains:
- a CDS encoding NADH-quinone oxidoreductase subunit C, with amino-acid sequence MNPIEIVKKIKDKFPEEVLWFRCFREECDITIKKEKIKDILEYLKNTPTLEFDYLIDLTAVDYLGFREPRFDVIYQLMSIKHRHRLRVKAEVSEQECFINSVVDLWKTANWFERECFDMFGIEFKGHPDLRRILMPEDWIGFPLRKDYPVYSDLKDKEWQPYKELKELATGWKENEP; translated from the coding sequence ATGAATCCCATCGAGATAGTGAAGAAAATAAAAGATAAATTCCCAGAAGAAGTTTTATGGTTTAGGTGTTTCAGGGAAGAATGCGATATTACTATAAAAAAGGAAAAAATTAAAGATATTTTAGAATATCTTAAAAATACTCCAACATTAGAATTTGATTATCTTATAGATTTAACAGCTGTTGATTATCTTGGGTTTAGAGAGCCTCGTTTTGATGTTATTTATCAGCTTATGTCAATAAAACACAGACATAGATTAAGAGTTAAAGCCGAGGTCAGTGAACAGGAATGTTTCATTAATTCTGTAGTAGACTTGTGGAAAACTGCAAACTGGTTTGAAAGAGAATGTTTTGATATGTTTGGAATTGAATTTAAAGGACATCCTGACCTTAGGAGAATTCTTATGCCCGAAGATTGGATTGGTTTTCCATTAAGAAAGGACTATCCTGTTTATAGTGATCTTAAAGACAAAGAGTGGCAACCTTATAAAGAATTAAAGGAATTAGCAACGGGCTGGAAGGAAAATGAACCCTGA